A section of the Selenomonas sp. AB3002 genome encodes:
- a CDS encoding HNH endonuclease — protein sequence MRVIESIGVLIVISIIGMILFGIVTTIFDIAMLVNEMIGYLFDMLLSAVGHLIEIALLIVGILFIVVGLSGEMEGGVAVASCILGIVLIGLYVADLYAAIAEIIFLLITSFLIIGVFGLAFAIGGDMPLPARFVAASTITAVFTFVLVKMGPILAFIPILSPEVMVLSRIESSALAVESRLVSSTERRILSNEGKVITNAVESVTGKGGKVTKSISSEGAKAAESLMEEGSNGTKAAVKEGAKLVDIFDNGTGQAEKIVERGAKSYNNATSVPNNVKKNTGSTAVNKKSNVEHITTIREDLVNQVHPDTGVKYLKRTVVTPSGIKIEGVFPDFPSIYDTEIPLEMYNATDAVQFNACNKALQEAVKSNHVLRSKFNAKQLEQIANGDRPSGYTWHHNEESGLLQLVPTEIHSKTPHTGGRSIWGGGSEYR from the coding sequence ATGCGAGTAATAGAGAGTATAGGTGTACTGATTGTTATTAGTATTATTGGGATGATATTATTTGGGATAGTAACAACAATATTTGATATTGCTATGTTGGTAAATGAAATGATAGGATATCTTTTCGATATGTTATTAAGTGCAGTAGGACATTTGATAGAAATAGCTCTACTAATCGTTGGAATACTATTTATAGTAGTTGGATTAAGTGGTGAAATGGAAGGTGGTGTCGCAGTAGCGAGTTGCATTCTTGGAATAGTTTTAATCGGATTATATGTTGCAGATTTATATGCAGCTATAGCAGAAATAATATTCCTATTAATTACCAGCTTTTTGATTATAGGGGTATTTGGACTAGCATTTGCTATAGGTGGAGATATGCCGTTACCAGCCAGGTTTGTCGCAGCTAGTACTATTACAGCTGTTTTTACATTTGTACTTGTTAAAATGGGACCTATATTGGCCTTTATTCCTATACTGAGTCCGGAAGTAATGGTTTTATCAAGGATAGAAAGTTCTGCGTTGGCAGTGGAAAGTAGATTGGTATCAAGTACAGAAAGGCGAATCCTCTCCAATGAAGGAAAAGTGATAACAAATGCTGTAGAATCAGTTACAGGCAAAGGTGGGAAAGTAACAAAATCAATATCATCTGAGGGGGCAAAAGCAGCAGAAAGCTTAATGGAAGAAGGTTCAAATGGAACTAAAGCGGCAGTTAAGGAAGGAGCAAAACTTGTAGATATATTTGATAATGGAACAGGACAAGCTGAAAAAATAGTAGAAAGAGGTGCTAAGTCATATAATAATGCCACAAGTGTCCCAAATAATGTAAAGAAAAACACAGGTTCTACCGCAGTGAATAAAAAATCTAATGTTGAGCATATAACTACTATACGTGAGGATTTGGTAAATCAGGTTCACCCTGACACTGGAGTGAAATATCTAAAACGTACTGTTGTAACTCCAAGTGGTATAAAGATAGAAGGGGTGTTTCCTGATTTTCCAAGTATATATGATACGGAAATTCCACTAGAAATGTATAATGCGACAGATGCTGTTCAATTTAATGCATGCAATAAGGCATTGCAGGAAGCTGTAAAAAGTAACCATGTTCTGCGTAGTAAATTCAATGCAAAACAATTGGAGCAAATTGCAAATGGAGACAGACCAAGCGGATATACTTGGCACCATAATGAAGAGTCTGGATTACTACAACTGGTTCCTACTGAAATACACAGCAAAACCCCTCATACTGGAGGAAGAAGTATCTGGGGCGGTGGAAGTGAATATAGATGA
- a CDS encoding helix-turn-helix domain-containing protein, whose product MEAVIMAHPSKIQQTLNTIVKTLELTFSGKLMQLIAQKGIKPAEVYTKAGITKAHFSKIKKKNDYRPRKETALALALALKLTIDETNDLLYRAGYILSRSIAEDMIIASYIKDGKHDVDEINIILYTNGAKPLTNRLSA is encoded by the coding sequence ATGGAGGCGGTAATCATGGCTCACCCAAGCAAAATTCAGCAGACTCTAAATACCATCGTTAAAACGTTGGAATTGACATTTTCGGGAAAACTGATGCAGCTAATTGCTCAAAAGGGGATTAAGCCTGCCGAAGTCTACACTAAAGCTGGCATAACCAAGGCTCACTTCTCCAAGATAAAAAAGAAGAATGACTACCGTCCCCGTAAGGAAACTGCTCTGGCACTAGCTTTAGCCTTGAAGCTCACCATTGATGAAACAAATGATTTGTTATATCGTGCCGGGTACATCCTTTCTCGGAGCATAGCAGAGGATATGATTATAGCCAGCTATATCAAGGATGGAAAACATGATGTTGATGAAATCAACATTATACTATACACAAATGGAGCGAAACCTTTGACTAACCGGCTTAGTGCGTGA
- the ftsZ gene encoding cell division protein FtsZ: MFELNDSNINEFAHVKVVGVGGGGGNSLNRLIKMGLKDAAFIAINTDAQALLKSTASTKVQIGEKVTRGLGTGSNSIIGEMAAKESREDIIEALGQPDMVFVIAGLGGGTGSGAAPVVASYAKNDIGALTVAIVTVPFSFEGTRRKQRAEESIAKLKEYADAVIVIYNDRTLTEEKKKEYDQKPNFEVVDVLIAQAIQSIVNLIGEPGLINLDFADVKLILKNAGTSAIGVGVGIGEKAAMEAAEEAASFPLFDEKIKDAKSILINITGSEEKLSMFKINEAVEVIQKMTDGNCNILWGATVNNDLGDTVKAIVIASGFDTLKEPDFAMKDVKLSDHEREIYKQIIDEGVKRMHNPATTVAECIELMRELRITLKEMRDGNNDIDEW, from the coding sequence ATGTTTGAATTAAACGATTCTAACATCAATGAATTTGCACATGTAAAAGTTGTAGGTGTAGGCGGAGGTGGTGGTAATTCTTTAAATCGTTTGATTAAGATGGGGCTTAAAGATGCGGCTTTTATTGCGATAAACACTGATGCCCAAGCTCTTTTGAAATCCACTGCTTCAACGAAAGTACAGATTGGAGAAAAGGTCACCCGTGGATTGGGAACTGGTAGCAACTCGATAATTGGTGAGATGGCTGCAAAGGAGAGCCGTGAGGATATCATAGAGGCTCTTGGACAGCCAGACATGGTATTTGTCATCGCCGGTCTTGGTGGTGGCACTGGATCAGGTGCAGCCCCGGTAGTTGCCTCATATGCAAAAAATGATATAGGAGCCTTGACCGTAGCTATTGTTACCGTTCCCTTCTCTTTTGAAGGAACTCGGCGCAAACAGCGGGCTGAAGAGAGTATTGCAAAACTGAAAGAATATGCAGACGCAGTTATTGTCATATATAACGATCGTACATTGACGGAGGAAAAAAAGAAGGAATACGATCAAAAACCGAACTTTGAAGTTGTTGATGTGCTGATAGCCCAAGCAATACAAAGCATTGTAAATCTTATTGGAGAGCCTGGACTAATCAATTTGGATTTTGCTGATGTGAAGTTGATTTTGAAGAATGCAGGTACATCAGCTATAGGTGTTGGTGTTGGCATAGGAGAAAAGGCTGCGATGGAAGCTGCGGAAGAAGCTGCCTCATTTCCTTTGTTTGACGAAAAGATTAAAGATGCAAAATCTATTCTCATTAATATCACTGGCAGTGAAGAAAAACTGAGCATGTTTAAAATAAACGAAGCGGTCGAGGTTATCCAGAAAATGACTGATGGAAACTGCAATATCCTTTGGGGAGCAACGGTGAACAATGATCTTGGCGATACAGTCAAAGCAATAGTAATTGCTTCTGGATTTGATACGCTCAAAGAACCTGATTTTGCAATGAAAGACGTAAAATTGAGCGACCACGAAAGAGAAATTTACAAACAAATTATTGATGAAGGTGTAAAAAGAATGCACAATCCTGCTACCACCGTAGCAGAGTGTATAGAACTTATGCGAGAACTGCGGATAACGCTTAAAGAAATGCGTGATGGAAATAATGATATTGACGAGTGGTAA
- a CDS encoding SMI1/KNR4 family protein, protein MKWKYVEPLINPNAVVTFLEKEHITIPRDVIDFIVCHNGGRPEKSLFDTDKGREYVFDGLFSYNADDSECIFKIYEGELRDNLKKDGLFPIGMDPAGDMICVNYGDNNKFVLYRMETGKIEYIAENVGDLEKELY, encoded by the coding sequence ATGAAGTGGAAATATGTTGAGCCGCTAATAAATCCTAATGCAGTAGTTACATTTTTAGAAAAGGAGCATATAACTATTCCTCGAGATGTGATTGATTTTATAGTCTGTCATAATGGAGGTAGACCTGAAAAAAGTTTATTTGATACAGATAAAGGTAGAGAATATGTATTTGATGGTTTATTCTCATATAACGCTGATGATTCCGAATGTATATTTAAAATATATGAAGGAGAACTTAGAGACAATTTAAAAAAGGATGGGTTGTTCCCTATAGGCATGGATCCTGCAGGTGACATGATTTGTGTAAATTATGGTGACAATAATAAATTTGTTTTATATAGAATGGAAACAGGGAAAATAGAGTATATAGCTGAAAATGTTGGTGATTTAGAAAAAGAATTGTATTGA
- a CDS encoding transposase — MNIVSQNHIFGEQLSSKISCFLEEFHVGKILKACNAYKVRGFSVSNVFKVAFENAFRNKSFYQQEKMDSSVIPFAKDTFYRFMNSSCVNWRKFTLQLGKSIIQKIVPLTNENRRNVLIIDDSLLSRARSKNVELLAKVFDHVEHKYTRGFRMLTLGWSDGNSFLPLSHCLLSSANRVNRLQESSDKIDSRSNGGKQRKLAQTKATVVMQKLLAEAKSMEIPARYVLFDTWFCSPSSLVQVKELGFDAIAMVKKSENSHFLHDERMKSVMAIFRQSKKRPGCSKYLLSVEAAVVKEGKTLPVKLVFVRNRSNPKDYLILVSTDTCLSEEDIIQTYGKRWNIEVFFKICKSFLKLGKESHALSYDAMTSHVSVVFARYMMLSLEQRRNVDKRSIGELFYLAYDELQDLRYLDALVLLLKELIATVKGKTFFMEKELDMMLDLFLENLPNLWNKCLKRCA; from the coding sequence ATGAACATTGTATCACAGAATCATATCTTTGGTGAACAACTTTCTTCAAAAATATCTTGTTTCCTGGAAGAATTCCATGTTGGCAAGATACTCAAGGCCTGCAATGCCTATAAGGTTCGCGGTTTCTCTGTAAGCAATGTGTTTAAGGTTGCGTTCGAGAATGCCTTTCGCAACAAGTCCTTTTATCAGCAGGAAAAGATGGATTCATCTGTTATTCCCTTTGCTAAAGATACCTTTTACCGTTTCATGAATTCCAGTTGTGTCAACTGGCGCAAATTCACTCTGCAGCTTGGTAAATCCATCATTCAAAAAATTGTACCTCTTACCAATGAAAACCGGCGCAACGTGCTTATCATCGATGACTCCTTGTTAAGCAGGGCACGTTCCAAGAATGTGGAGCTGCTTGCCAAGGTGTTTGACCACGTCGAGCACAAGTATACGCGGGGGTTCCGCATGCTGACTCTCGGCTGGAGTGATGGGAATTCGTTTCTGCCACTCAGCCACTGTCTGCTTTCATCTGCCAATCGTGTCAATCGGCTGCAGGAGTCTTCGGATAAGATCGACTCGCGTAGCAACGGCGGGAAACAGCGCAAGCTGGCACAGACTAAGGCTACCGTTGTTATGCAGAAGCTCTTGGCTGAGGCAAAATCTATGGAGATTCCAGCCCGCTACGTTCTTTTTGACACCTGGTTCTGTTCACCGTCTTCCCTTGTTCAAGTCAAGGAACTCGGCTTCGATGCCATTGCTATGGTAAAAAAGTCTGAAAACAGTCATTTCCTTCATGACGAACGCATGAAGAGTGTAATGGCAATCTTTCGCCAGTCTAAAAAGCGTCCTGGTTGCTCAAAGTATCTGCTTTCAGTAGAGGCGGCGGTGGTAAAGGAAGGAAAAACTCTGCCAGTCAAACTCGTTTTCGTTAGGAACAGAAGCAACCCCAAGGACTATCTAATCTTGGTATCCACAGATACCTGTTTGTCTGAGGAAGACATCATCCAGACTTATGGAAAGCGCTGGAATATCGAGGTTTTCTTCAAGATATGCAAGTCATTCCTGAAACTTGGGAAAGAAAGCCACGCTCTGTCTTATGATGCAATGACATCACATGTATCCGTTGTATTTGCAAGGTATATGATGTTGTCACTAGAGCAGCGCCGGAATGTCGATAAACGGAGCATAGGTGAGCTATTCTATCTCGCTTATGACGAATTGCAGGATCTGCGTTATCTCGATGCCTTGGTGTTGCTCTTGAAAGAACTTATTGCTACGGTAAAGGGAAAGACGTTTTTTATGGAAAAGGAACTGGACATGATGCTCGATTTGTTCTTGGAAAATCTGCCGAATTTATGGAACAAGTGTTTGAAACGCTGTGCATGA
- a CDS encoding helix-turn-helix transcriptional regulator, giving the protein MNITGDRLRKLRKEKGMSQEEVANIICISRTAYNKYESGAIKPVRKLTELSQLFGVTTDYILGQDEAQAPVALGKDEFYQKYMALSSMGKNIVDITLNAVYEKEFYKKF; this is encoded by the coding sequence ATGAACATCACTGGAGACAGATTGCGGAAGCTTAGGAAAGAGAAGGGCATGTCGCAGGAAGAAGTAGCCAATATCATATGTATTTCACGCACTGCTTACAACAAATATGAAAGTGGTGCTATAAAGCCCGTGAGAAAGCTCACGGAGCTGTCCCAGCTCTTTGGAGTGACTACCGACTACATATTGGGGCAAGATGAAGCACAGGCACCTGTTGCCCTGGGAAAAGATGAATTCTACCAGAAGTATATGGCTCTCAGTAGCATGGGGAAGAACATAGTAGATATAACCCTGAATGCCGTTTACGAAAAGGAGTTCTACAAAAAATTCTAA
- a CDS encoding cell division protein FtsZ translates to MFELDDYGLDTLAYIQVIGIGDDGCISLNRFINMGIKGVKFIAINTDAKGLSRSLAPTRLQLGEKIDSGFAYVQSAKESHDDILAAIDNSDMTFIIADLGDNTGSEITPMITSLVKDTKALTVAIVKFTGTDEDPFRKRKVKERLSKLKGCADAVIAINSDRILSVKKDNEDTSNLSLEIDKLIAEVIQSIESLLIEPELINLDFADVQLILRNASTAAVGIGTGTGENASMEAVTEAAALTMFDESIKDAKSIIINITGSDNKLSMFEINEAIETIHKMTTDNVNIIWGAAIDNSLGDTVKATIIASGFESTEKMNLVLSK, encoded by the coding sequence ATGTTTGAGCTAGATGATTACGGCTTGGATACCTTGGCTTATATACAAGTCATTGGCATTGGCGATGATGGCTGCATTTCTTTGAATCGTTTTATAAATATGGGGATTAAAGGTGTGAAATTCATAGCTATAAATACGGATGCTAAAGGTCTTTCGAGGTCACTTGCTCCCACGAGATTACAGCTTGGAGAAAAGATTGATAGTGGATTTGCTTATGTGCAGTCTGCCAAGGAAAGTCATGATGATATTTTGGCGGCAATTGATAATTCAGATATGACATTTATCATAGCTGACTTAGGTGACAATACGGGTTCGGAAATTACACCAATGATAACCTCATTGGTAAAAGATACAAAAGCTTTGACTGTTGCCATTGTCAAATTTACAGGTACAGATGAAGACCCATTTCGGAAACGCAAAGTTAAAGAGAGGCTTTCAAAGCTTAAGGGATGTGCAGATGCAGTTATTGCCATAAATAGTGACCGAATTCTTTCAGTTAAAAAGGATAACGAAGATACTTCTAATCTTAGCTTAGAGATTGATAAGCTTATAGCTGAAGTGATTCAAAGCATAGAAAGTCTCCTTATAGAGCCAGAGCTTATTAACCTTGATTTTGCAGATGTGCAATTGATTTTAAGGAATGCAAGCACAGCAGCTGTAGGCATAGGTACTGGCACAGGGGAAAATGCATCAATGGAAGCAGTGACGGAGGCAGCTGCACTTACAATGTTTGATGAGAGTATCAAAGATGCCAAATCCATCATTATCAATATAACAGGTTCCGATAATAAACTAAGCATGTTTGAAATAAACGAAGCAATTGAGACAATTCATAAAATGACTACTGATAACGTCAACATAATTTGGGGTGCCGCTATAGATAACAGTCTCGGTGATACTGTAAAAGCAACTATAATAGCATCTGGTTTTGAGTCTACAGAGAAGATGAATCTTGTTCTATCGAAATGA
- a CDS encoding metallophosphoesterase: MEYRRILAVGDVHGQYDKLVSLYSQLYFNPEEDLLIFLGDYIQGGDKPCEVLDWLMQHQQQNTVFLRGNTDQVILDAYRRSDAGSVLWISREKRWEMAPVYHDFLATMPFSYEATVGNMRFFFCHAGVNSARSLDDQTPRDLLIYNEEIIKSSYNGEAVLVVGHTQICKLIPGRYTPLIRGKVIMMDTSAKKTEGKLSCMDVLTGNIWQSN; this comes from the coding sequence GTGGAATATAGGCGTATACTAGCCGTAGGCGATGTCCATGGCCAATATGATAAATTGGTGTCGCTTTACTCTCAGCTGTACTTCAACCCAGAAGAAGACCTGCTGATATTCCTTGGGGATTACATACAAGGAGGAGACAAGCCCTGCGAAGTGCTGGATTGGCTCATGCAGCACCAACAACAGAACACTGTATTCCTGCGGGGAAATACAGACCAAGTGATATTAGATGCATACAGGCGTTCAGATGCTGGTTCTGTACTATGGATTTCCAGAGAGAAACGCTGGGAAATGGCACCTGTGTATCATGATTTCCTCGCAACCATGCCATTCAGCTATGAAGCAACGGTTGGGAACATGCGTTTCTTCTTCTGTCATGCAGGCGTCAATTCTGCGAGGTCTTTAGATGACCAGACCCCCAGAGACCTGCTTATTTACAATGAAGAGATAATAAAATCCAGTTATAACGGTGAGGCCGTGCTTGTGGTGGGGCATACCCAGATATGCAAACTGATTCCTGGAAGATACACGCCGTTGATCAGAGGAAAGGTAATCATGATGGATACATCTGCCAAAAAGACTGAAGGCAAACTTTCTTGTATGGACGTTCTTACAGGGAATATATGGCAGAGCAATTAG
- a CDS encoding tetratricopeptide repeat protein, producing MDKDKQIDELLIKGKVSLDNRDYGVAMEAYKTAAAMGSSEAMVCLGEIYNEGFACKRDLEISLKYFREAAKLGNDNGMYRLGRAYSYGYAVEIDGYKALDWFEKAAEKGNIKAMLEVGNSYILRDFKCPKDTAYIGVAYVTREFDVEKGLYWYKLAAKKANEIKDITLATKAYRFIIKHIRHIDLDVDNKDLILLRDECFDNYCSSVIALADSYLGIDNVDLSAERNARIGYNPEVIKAVLLYRQILRDVKNFIDNNQEGIIYYRISNHLNDISAVIKNDKLRKFCRECRKKYVAYSLGV from the coding sequence ATGGATAAGGACAAGCAAATTGATGAACTGTTGATTAAGGGAAAGGTTTCTCTGGACAACAGAGATTATGGTGTAGCCATGGAAGCTTATAAAACGGCTGCAGCAATGGGCAGTAGCGAAGCAATGGTATGCTTGGGAGAAATATACAATGAGGGATTTGCTTGCAAACGTGACCTTGAAATATCGTTAAAATACTTTAGAGAGGCGGCAAAATTAGGGAATGATAATGGTATGTACCGTTTAGGACGTGCATATTCCTATGGATATGCGGTAGAAATAGATGGCTATAAAGCACTTGATTGGTTTGAGAAAGCTGCTGAAAAAGGGAATATTAAGGCTATGCTGGAGGTAGGTAATTCGTATATATTACGTGATTTCAAGTGTCCAAAGGACACAGCATATATTGGTGTGGCATATGTAACAAGAGAATTTGACGTTGAAAAAGGATTGTATTGGTATAAATTGGCCGCAAAAAAAGCAAATGAAATTAAAGATATCACATTAGCGACAAAAGCATATCGGTTTATAATAAAACACATTCGTCATATTGACTTAGATGTTGATAATAAAGATTTAATATTGCTTCGAGATGAATGTTTTGATAACTACTGCAGTTCAGTAATAGCTTTAGCTGATTCATATTTAGGAATTGATAATGTAGATTTATCTGCTGAAAGAAATGCCAGAATCGGTTACAATCCTGAAGTAATAAAGGCGGTTCTTTTATACAGACAAATACTAAGGGATGTAAAAAACTTTATCGATAACAACCAGGAAGGGATAATATATTATCGCATAAGTAATCATTTAAACGATATCAGTGCTGTTATCAAAAATGATAAATTAAGAAAATTTTGCAGAGAGTGTCGTAAAAAGTATGTGGCGTACTCATTAGGAGTATAA
- a CDS encoding Appr-1-p processing protein, whose amino-acid sequence MVKENLDITAKVDAYIKKHLHRSSIKIKDFFESMGPMYSTGGSRISGAKWALDFLMKKLELSFSEKLLRLIAEKGRKPADIYTKAGLTKSHFSKIKGDDDYHPSKETALAFAIALHLNLEETTDLIGRAGYTLSHSSKSDLIVEYFIKNRIYSIDDLNIQLDLRGFKPLTNWRKSKTE is encoded by the coding sequence ATGGTCAAAGAGAATTTAGATATTACCGCAAAAGTAGATGCCTATATAAAAAAGCACCTTCATCGAAGCAGTATAAAGATAAAGGATTTTTTTGAATCCATGGGGCCAATGTATTCCACAGGAGGCAGCCGTATAAGTGGTGCCAAGTGGGCATTGGATTTCCTGATGAAGAAATTAGAGCTTAGTTTTTCTGAGAAACTACTTCGCCTAATAGCAGAGAAAGGAAGGAAACCGGCAGATATATATACCAAAGCTGGTCTTACAAAATCCCATTTCTCTAAAATCAAAGGGGATGATGACTACCATCCGTCTAAAGAAACTGCATTAGCCTTTGCCATAGCTCTGCATCTGAATCTGGAAGAGACAACAGATCTGATAGGAAGAGCCGGATATACGCTGTCACACAGTAGCAAGAGCGACCTTATCGTGGAATATTTTATCAAAAACAGGATATATAGCATTGATGATCTCAACATACAGTTGGATTTGAGGGGCTTCAAACCACTAACAAACTGGCGTAAGTCAAAAACAGAATAA
- a CDS encoding DUF1836 domain-containing protein, protein MSQIVEIDKAFIEDSVRKLDRADVEISEIPDMQFYMEQLTEFLNKKAGGAKRADTTDNQSDVFTKAMINNYTKNGVLNPPDKKKYNREHILLLLIINQLKNILTMKDIKTLFEPVLKNMSGIEVDDNIISLEDIYTTFLKLKDDEYKNAATDFDKKFSIIKEKTSKISDEKNQDLAEAFLIVMMLVAEANIAKRLAESIIDNLPSITQRKN, encoded by the coding sequence ATGTCGCAAATAGTAGAAATTGACAAAGCATTTATCGAGGATAGTGTAAGAAAGCTGGATAGGGCTGATGTTGAGATCAGTGAAATCCCGGATATGCAATTTTACATGGAACAACTTACTGAATTCCTCAACAAAAAAGCAGGGGGGGCTAAGCGGGCAGACACTACTGACAATCAGTCCGATGTCTTTACCAAGGCGATGATTAACAACTACACCAAAAACGGTGTACTAAATCCTCCTGATAAAAAAAAGTATAATCGCGAACATATATTGCTTCTGCTTATCATCAACCAATTAAAGAATATTCTAACAATGAAGGATATAAAGACTTTGTTTGAACCCGTACTCAAAAACATGAGCGGAATAGAGGTTGATGATAATATCATCTCCTTGGAAGACATATATACAACCTTTTTGAAGCTCAAAGATGATGAGTATAAAAACGCAGCCACTGACTTTGATAAAAAATTCAGCATTATCAAGGAAAAAACCAGCAAGATCAGTGATGAAAAAAACCAAGACCTTGCAGAAGCCTTCTTGATTGTTATGATGTTAGTAGCCGAAGCAAATATTGCTAAGAGACTGGCTGAAAGCATTATTGATAATCTTCCATCTATCACACAACGCAAAAATTAA